A genomic region of Exiguobacterium oxidotolerans JCM 12280 contains the following coding sequences:
- the rplC gene encoding 50S ribosomal protein L3 produces the protein MAKGILGTKLGMTQIFNESGEVVPVTVVSVEGNVVLQLKTMEVDGYEAVQLGFGDIKEGRQNKPQKGHAAKASATPKRFIKEIRTSVTDFEIGQEIKADTFAAGEMVDVTGTSKGKGFAGAIKRHNQSRGPMAHGSRYHRRPGSMGPVAPNRVFKGKLLPGRMGGEQITVQNLEIVKVDVERGLLLVKGAIPGARKSQVVVKTAVKGN, from the coding sequence ATGGCTAAAGGAATCTTAGGAACTAAACTCGGTATGACACAAATCTTCAACGAGTCAGGCGAAGTAGTACCAGTTACTGTCGTTTCAGTAGAAGGTAACGTTGTTCTTCAATTGAAGACAATGGAAGTGGACGGTTACGAAGCAGTCCAACTCGGCTTTGGTGATATCAAAGAAGGTCGTCAAAACAAACCGCAAAAAGGTCACGCTGCGAAAGCAAGTGCGACACCTAAGCGCTTCATTAAAGAAATCCGTACATCTGTAACAGATTTCGAAATCGGTCAAGAGATTAAAGCAGATACTTTCGCTGCAGGCGAAATGGTTGATGTAACAGGTACGTCGAAAGGTAAAGGTTTCGCTGGAGCAATCAAGCGTCACAACCAATCACGTGGTCCAATGGCTCACGGTTCGCGTTACCACCGTCGCCCAGGTTCAATGGGTCCTGTCGCTCCAAACCGTGTATTCAAAGGGAAATTGCTCCCAGGACGCATGGGTGGAGAACAAATCACTGTTCAAAACCTTGAAATCGTAAAAGTTGATGTAGAACGTGGCTTACTCCTCGTCAAGGGTGCTATCCCAGGCGCACGTAAGAGCCAAGTTGTCGTCAAAACTGCGGTTAAAGGCAACTAA
- the rplD gene encoding 50S ribosomal protein L4 encodes MPKVALLNQTGTQVGDIELADAVFGIEPNEAVVYDAIVMQQASRRQGTHDTKGRSEVRGGGRKPWKQKGTGRARQGSIRSPQWVGGGTVFGPTPRSYAYKLPKKVRRLALRSALSSKVANNEFIVLEGLTIDAPKTKDMISVFAALSIERKVLVVTADYNETVVLSTRNIPGVTVVDAAGVNVLDLVGHDKVIFTKDAVARVEEVLA; translated from the coding sequence ATGCCTAAAGTAGCTTTGCTTAACCAAACAGGTACACAAGTTGGAGATATTGAGCTCGCAGATGCCGTTTTCGGAATCGAGCCAAACGAAGCAGTCGTATACGATGCAATCGTCATGCAACAAGCTTCACGTCGCCAAGGTACACATGATACAAAAGGTCGCTCGGAAGTTCGCGGTGGCGGCCGTAAACCATGGAAACAAAAAGGTACTGGTCGTGCACGCCAAGGTTCGATCCGTTCGCCACAATGGGTTGGCGGTGGAACAGTCTTCGGTCCAACACCACGTTCGTACGCTTATAAACTTCCTAAAAAGGTTCGTCGTCTCGCATTACGTTCAGCACTTTCTTCGAAAGTCGCTAACAACGAGTTCATCGTTCTTGAAGGTTTGACAATCGATGCTCCGAAAACAAAAGATATGATTTCGGTCTTCGCTGCTCTTTCAATCGAACGTAAAGTTCTTGTCGTTACTGCTGATTACAACGAGACAGTCGTTCTTTCAACACGCAACATTCCTGGTGTCACAGTCGTTGACGCTGCTGGAGTAAACGTCCTTGATCTTGTCGGACACGACAAAGTCATCTTCACGAAGGATGCAGTTGCGAGAGTAGAGGAGGTGCTTGCATAA
- the rplW gene encoding 50S ribosomal protein L23, with protein MAHTHDIIKRPVITERSVNQMAEKKYTFEVDVKASKTQIKDAVEAIFGVKVEKINTLISKPKAKRVGRHAGYTARRKKAVVTLTADSKELDYLG; from the coding sequence ATGGCACATACACACGACATTATCAAACGTCCTGTAATTACTGAACGCTCAGTGAACCAAATGGCTGAGAAAAAGTACACGTTCGAAGTAGACGTGAAGGCATCTAAGACTCAAATCAAAGATGCTGTTGAAGCGATTTTCGGCGTTAAAGTTGAAAAAATCAACACACTTATCTCAAAACCAAAAGCAAAACGCGTAGGTCGTCACGCTGGTTACACAGCACGCCGCAAAAAAGCGGTCGTCACGCTTACTGCAGATAGCAAAGAACTCGATTACCTCGGTTAA
- the rplB gene encoding 50S ribosomal protein L2 has translation MGIKKFKPTTNGRRNMTALDFAEITASRPEKSLTEKLSKKGGRNNQGRLTVRHQGGGHKRKYRIIDFKRNKDGIAGRIATIEYDPNRSANIALVHYIDGEKRYILAPKGLKVDMQIMSGAEADIKVGNALPLVNIPVGTLIHNIELKPGKGGQLVRSAGTSAQLLGKDGKYAIVRLQSGETRMILATCRATIGAVGNEEHELVNIGKAGRSRWLGKRPTVRGSVMNPVDHPHGGGEGRAPIGRSGPLTPWGKPALGYKTRKKNKASDKYIVRRSKK, from the coding sequence ATGGGAATTAAAAAGTTTAAACCGACCACTAACGGTCGTCGTAACATGACTGCACTCGACTTTGCTGAAATTACGGCTTCACGTCCTGAAAAATCGTTAACTGAAAAGCTTTCGAAAAAGGGCGGACGTAACAACCAAGGTCGCTTGACAGTACGTCACCAAGGTGGCGGACACAAACGTAAATACCGTATCATCGACTTCAAACGTAACAAGGATGGCATCGCTGGCCGTATCGCTACAATCGAGTACGATCCGAACCGCTCTGCAAACATCGCTCTTGTACACTACATCGATGGTGAAAAACGCTACATCCTCGCACCTAAAGGATTGAAAGTTGACATGCAAATCATGTCAGGAGCAGAAGCTGACATTAAAGTCGGTAACGCTCTTCCGCTTGTAAACATCCCAGTTGGTACGTTGATCCACAACATCGAACTTAAGCCTGGTAAAGGTGGTCAGTTGGTACGTTCAGCTGGTACTTCTGCTCAGCTTCTCGGTAAAGATGGTAAATACGCGATTGTTCGTCTTCAATCAGGCGAAACACGTATGATCCTTGCTACTTGCCGTGCTACAATCGGCGCTGTCGGTAATGAAGAGCATGAGCTCGTCAATATCGGTAAAGCTGGTCGTTCACGCTGGCTCGGAAAACGTCCTACAGTTCGTGGTTCTGTAATGAACCCAGTTGATCACCCACACGGTGGTGGTGAAGGACGTGCTCCAATCGGTCGTTCGGGCCCACTTACTCCTTGGGGTAAACCGGCACTCGGATACAAAACTCGTAAGAAAAACAAAGCGAGCGATAAATACATCGTCCGCCGTTCTAAAAAATAA
- the rpsS gene encoding 30S ribosomal protein S19: protein MGRSLKKGPFADHHLLAKVDKANEAGDKHVIKTWSRRSTIFPEFIGHTIAVYDGRKHVPVYMTEDMVGHKLGEFAPTRSYKGHAGNDKKTKR, encoded by the coding sequence ATGGGTCGCAGCTTGAAAAAAGGTCCATTTGCAGATCACCATTTGCTCGCTAAGGTTGACAAAGCCAACGAAGCTGGTGACAAGCATGTTATCAAAACTTGGTCACGCCGCTCGACAATCTTCCCAGAGTTCATCGGTCACACGATCGCTGTCTACGATGGTCGTAAACACGTACCGGTTTACATGACAGAAGATATGGTCGGTCACAAACTTGGTGAATTCGCGCCAACTCGTTCTTATAAAGGACATGCTGGTAACGATAAGAAGACGAAACGTTAA
- the rplV gene encoding 50S ribosomal protein L22, with product MQSKASANMVRIAPRKARLVVDLIRGKQIGEALSILAYTNKAATPIVEKALKSAIANAEHNFDMNIENLVVTEAYVNEGPTLKRFRPRAMGRASRINKRTSHVHIVVSEK from the coding sequence ATGCAATCAAAAGCATCGGCTAATATGGTTCGCATTGCTCCTCGTAAGGCACGTCTCGTAGTAGACTTAATCCGCGGGAAGCAAATCGGCGAAGCTCTTTCGATTCTTGCTTACACGAACAAGGCAGCAACGCCAATCGTTGAAAAAGCATTGAAATCGGCAATCGCGAACGCTGAGCACAACTTCGACATGAACATCGAAAACCTCGTAGTAACAGAGGCTTACGTCAACGAAGGTCCAACGCTCAAACGTTTCCGCCCACGTGCAATGGGTCGCGCAAGCCGTATCAACAAACGTACGAGCCACGTTCACATCGTGGTATCTGAAAAATAA
- the rpsC gene encoding 30S ribosomal protein S3: protein MGQKINPTGLRVGIIKDWESRWFADKDYADLLHEDYVVREYIEKRLKDASVSKIEIERAANRLNISLHTAKPGMVIGKGGSEIETLRTDITNLAKGKRVHVNVVEVKNPDAVAKLVAENIARQLEGRVSFRRAMKQSIQRSMRSGIKGIKTEVSGRLGGADIARSEKYSEGTVPLHTLRADIDYGTAEADTTYGKIGVKVWLHHGEVLPTKKAASNEQ from the coding sequence GTGGGTCAGAAGATTAACCCAACTGGTCTTCGCGTAGGTATCATCAAAGACTGGGAATCACGTTGGTTCGCAGATAAAGACTATGCTGATCTCCTTCATGAAGACTACGTAGTTCGTGAATATATCGAAAAACGTCTTAAAGACGCTAGTGTTTCTAAAATTGAAATCGAGCGCGCTGCAAACCGCTTGAACATTTCACTTCACACTGCTAAACCTGGTATGGTTATCGGTAAAGGCGGTTCTGAAATCGAAACACTTCGTACAGACATCACTAACCTTGCAAAAGGCAAACGCGTTCACGTTAACGTCGTTGAAGTGAAAAACCCGGATGCAGTTGCTAAACTTGTCGCTGAAAACATCGCTCGCCAACTTGAAGGCCGCGTATCTTTCCGTCGTGCAATGAAGCAATCAATCCAACGTTCTATGCGTTCAGGTATCAAAGGAATCAAGACTGAAGTTTCTGGTCGTCTTGGTGGCGCTGATATCGCTCGTTCAGAGAAGTATTCAGAAGGAACAGTTCCACTTCATACACTCCGTGCAGACATCGATTACGGTACTGCTGAAGCTGATACAACTTACGGCAAAATTGGCGTAAAAGTATGGCTCCACCACGGTGAAGTGCTTCCTACTAAAAAAGCAGCATCTAACGAACAATAA
- the rplP gene encoding 50S ribosomal protein L16: protein MLLPKRVKYRRVHRGNMRGKAKRGTTVHFGEFGIQAQEASWITSRQIESARIAMTRYMKRGGKVWIKIFPHKPYTKKPLEVRMGSGKGAPEGWVAVVKPGKVMFEIAGVSEEIAREALRLASHKLPVKCKFVKREENGGDTNESN, encoded by the coding sequence ATGTTGTTACCAAAACGTGTAAAATATCGTCGTGTTCACCGCGGCAACATGCGTGGTAAAGCGAAACGTGGTACTACAGTACACTTCGGCGAGTTCGGTATCCAAGCTCAAGAAGCTAGCTGGATCACTAGCCGTCAAATCGAATCAGCGCGTATCGCGATGACTCGTTATATGAAACGTGGTGGTAAAGTGTGGATCAAGATTTTCCCACATAAACCATACACTAAAAAACCTCTTGAAGTCCGAATGGGTTCAGGTAAAGGTGCTCCGGAGGGCTGGGTTGCAGTCGTTAAACCGGGGAAAGTAATGTTCGAAATCGCAGGAGTATCGGAAGAGATCGCACGCGAAGCTCTCCGTCTTGCATCACACAAACTTCCAGTAAAATGTAAGTTCGTAAAACGTGAAGAAAATGGTGGTGATACGAATGAAAGCAACTGA
- the rpmC gene encoding 50S ribosomal protein L29: protein MKATDLRQQTTEELNGKVGSWKEELFNLRFQLATGQLENPARIREVRKSIARAKTVLRERELGINNA, encoded by the coding sequence ATGAAAGCAACTGATCTCCGTCAGCAAACTACAGAAGAGCTCAACGGTAAAGTCGGTTCGTGGAAAGAAGAGTTGTTCAACCTTCGTTTCCAACTCGCGACTGGTCAGCTTGAGAACCCTGCTCGTATCCGTGAAGTGCGCAAGTCGATTGCACGCGCGAAAACCGTTCTTCGTGAACGCGAACTCGGCATCAACAACGCATAA
- the rpsQ gene encoding 30S ribosomal protein S17, with protein MERTNNRKVLTGRVVSDKMDKTIVVSVETKVKHKLYGKRVNYSKKYKTHDESNTAKIGDVVRIQETRPLSKDKRFRLVEVVEKAVII; from the coding sequence ATGGAACGCACTAACAACCGCAAAGTATTAACTGGACGCGTCGTATCTGACAAAATGGATAAAACGATCGTTGTTTCAGTTGAGACTAAAGTAAAGCACAAGCTCTACGGCAAACGCGTAAACTACTCTAAGAAGTATAAAACGCATGATGAAAGCAACACAGCTAAAATCGGTGATGTTGTACGCATTCAAGAAACACGTCCACTTTCTAAGGACAAACGTTTCCGTCTCGTAGAAGTCGTCGAAAAAGCAGTAATCATCTAA
- the rplN gene encoding 50S ribosomal protein L14, producing MIQQESRLKVADNSGAREVLTIKVLGGSGRKTANIGDVIVCTVKQATPGGVVKKGEVVRAVVVRTKRGVRRKDGSYIRFDENAAVIIKDDKSPRGTRIFGPVARELREKDFMKIVSLAPEVL from the coding sequence ATGATTCAACAAGAATCTCGCTTGAAAGTAGCAGACAACTCAGGAGCTCGTGAAGTCTTGACGATCAAAGTCCTCGGTGGATCTGGTCGCAAAACTGCTAACATCGGTGACGTAATTGTTTGCACAGTTAAACAAGCAACACCAGGTGGCGTTGTCAAAAAAGGTGAAGTTGTACGCGCAGTAGTCGTTCGTACTAAACGTGGCGTTCGTCGTAAAGACGGTTCGTACATCCGTTTTGACGAAAATGCAGCAGTCATCATCAAAGATGATAAAAGCCCACGTGGCACACGTATCTTCGGACCAGTCGCACGCGAACTTCGTGAAAAAGACTTCATGAAGATCGTCTCGTTGGCACCGGAAGTACTTTAA
- the rplX gene encoding 50S ribosomal protein L24: MHVKKGDKVQVMTGKDKGKQGVILTAMPKKDRVIVEGVNMIKKHTKPSQLNPQGGIVEKEAPIHVSNVMLIDPKTGTPTRVGFTVVDGKKVRIAKKSGEALDK; this comes from the coding sequence ATGCATGTCAAAAAAGGTGATAAAGTTCAGGTTATGACTGGTAAAGATAAAGGCAAACAAGGCGTTATTCTTACTGCTATGCCTAAAAAAGATCGCGTTATCGTCGAAGGCGTTAACATGATCAAAAAACACACAAAACCTTCTCAACTTAACCCGCAAGGCGGAATTGTCGAGAAAGAAGCACCGATTCACGTATCGAACGTTATGCTCATCGACCCTAAGACAGGAACTCCAACACGCGTTGGTTTCACTGTGGTTGACGGCAAGAAAGTACGTATCGCTAAAAAATCGGGCGAAGCTTTAGATAAATAA
- the rplE gene encoding 50S ribosomal protein L5, with protein MNRLKAKYQDEIVKVMMEKFNYTSVMQAPKVDKIVINMGVGDAVTNTKALDMAVEELQLLTGQKPLITKAKKSIAGFKLREGMPIGAKVTLRGERMFEFLDKLINVSLPRVRDFRGVSKKSFDGRGNYTLGVKEQLIFPEIDYDRVSKVRGMDIVIVTTANTDEESRELLTALGMPFQK; from the coding sequence ATGAACCGTTTAAAAGCTAAATACCAAGACGAAATCGTCAAAGTAATGATGGAGAAATTCAACTATACTTCTGTAATGCAAGCGCCGAAAGTCGATAAGATCGTAATCAACATGGGTGTTGGTGACGCTGTTACGAACACGAAAGCACTTGACATGGCAGTAGAAGAGCTTCAGCTCCTCACTGGTCAGAAGCCACTCATCACGAAAGCTAAGAAATCAATCGCTGGTTTCAAACTTCGTGAAGGTATGCCAATCGGTGCGAAGGTTACACTTCGCGGAGAGCGCATGTTCGAATTCCTCGACAAGTTGATCAACGTGTCACTTCCACGTGTACGTGACTTCCGTGGTGTATCGAAGAAATCATTCGATGGCCGTGGTAACTACACGCTAGGCGTGAAGGAACAATTGATCTTCCCAGAGATCGACTACGATCGCGTATCTAAAGTCCGTGGTATGGACATCGTTATCGTAACTACTGCTAATACGGATGAAGAGTCTCGTGAGCTTCTCACAGCACTCGGCATGCCATTCCAAAAATAA
- the rpsN gene encoding 30S ribosomal protein S14 encodes MAKKSMIAREVKRQALVERYAEQRAELKAQGDYIGLSKLPRNSSAVRLHNRCSITGRPHGYIGKFGISRIKFRDLAHKGQIPGVKKASW; translated from the coding sequence ATGGCTAAGAAATCAATGATCGCACGTGAAGTAAAACGCCAAGCACTCGTAGAGCGCTACGCTGAACAACGCGCAGAATTGAAAGCACAAGGCGACTACATCGGCTTGAGCAAACTCCCACGTAACTCTTCAGCGGTTCGTTTACACAACCGTTGCAGTATCACTGGCCGTCCACACGGTTACATTGGTAAATTCGGTATCAGCCGTATTAAGTTCCGTGATCTTGCTCATAAAGGTCAAATCCCTGGTGTTAAAAAAGCAAGCTGGTAA